Sequence from the Nerophis lumbriciformis linkage group LG34, RoL_Nlum_v2.1, whole genome shotgun sequence genome:
TTGGCCTCTTAATGGATCGCGGAGGCCATGAGCCTCCGTACAAACGGAGGAGGAGCGCTGAGGAGAAAACAGTCAAAGTTGGGGATGTAAACAGAGAAGGAGCACAGCCCCCTGGATGGGTTAAGTCAAACAATGGAGGCAGCAGGAGGGAGCACCATAATCATTGTCATAAAGATGCACAGCCTCAGTCGAACTCTCGCATAAGTGATGCAATTGGGCGAGGAGAAGGCAGTAAGAGCAAATACGTTGCAAAAACTAAAAGTGAAAGTAGAGTTAAAGATGGCGGCGGGCTTGCAAAGGCTCAAAGCGCCTGGTCCAAAGCTGACAAAATATGTTCTAATGGCGGGTATGGAACAGCAGCAGAGGAGGTGCTAGGAGACCAGAGGAGTGATGAAACCTGGCCTCAACTTGGGACATCCTCAAAGCTGCACGAAGCAGCTTGGAAGCCTCCTCCACCTCGACAAGCTCAAATGGAAGGTCAGCATGTTTTCCACATACGATGACTACTAGACTGTTATTACTTCATTGTCACATATTTTTAAACTCGTCTTTTAGGCCTCCACAGAGGATGGGAGGCGTCACCAGCCTGCCGTACCAAAGTCTTGCCACCAAGAGGCAGCAGGGTGCTTGACTTCTCAGTGATGTCCTACAACATCCTGTCCCAGGAGCTGCTCCAGGACAACGCCTACCTGTACCAGCACTGTCCTCCTCACCTCCTGGACTGGACATACCGCCTGCAAAACCTGCTTGCAGAGATCCAGAAATACGACGCTGATGTGAGCCAACTCACGGCAGTGGTTATCTTCCACATACGACCTCTGACCTCCTGTCCTTTTTCTCTCAGGTGCTGTGCCTTCAAGAGGTCCAAGGGGACCACTTTGAAAACCATATCAGACCTGCTCTAGAAGCCCGAGGTAGACCTGTGTGATCAactctaaggctgaaacgacacgtcgacatagtcgacatcatcggttacgtaaatacgtcgacgccatttttgtgtgtcgacgcgtcgcatatttacgtcacactaccgtcatggcggagcgcaaagcagacgatgcgagcggtgcgagcgaggggaaaaaaagcacgccaaaagtgtgggaatatttcaataaacggcctaataatgttgtagcggcgatcagctgtctcgtcagctgacgcgcgagctcgcaaccgtggctgcttagcaaccagccaaaccccacttaatacaattatattttatcttagagcacatccgcatccctattcacctaggcaaccccaggaaatgtatataattcggcattatttcggccagtcggcttatatgatcagagccgatcagttcacgcgcaggtataacgcggctcccgtctcatctgctggtgcgcgagcccggtaattagacagctgtgtcaaatcaaggaggacaaaagacgccagcgcagagtggagaaaggtttagttcattacagataacccagagttgtgccaaaagtgtaccaaaagctgaacggacagccgaaATATTGCACTTtagttctctttgtgggtgtggcgcacctgttgcgctggtgagatggggggggggggggttgtgtgcatgtagcgtacttagtctggaggctaaatacacgcggtgttttgtgtaaatgttgtttagtaaggaagtgttgatattctttgcttagtttgataaatgttggagcagtttgcttcatcaggagggtgaagtcgctcaacttaaagtgttggatttaactgtgttggatcattggctgctggtgaaggcatagaaaaaggggcatttttctactagtagacagcgtttaagattgagtgtttcactgctaaattaataatatatctatattgaatatggattttaaatatgtatctaaataggtggttaattggttaggtatttatgtatttgcatattgggttttctgctgcatttatctattgtgtttctgggtttaaatgtattttatatgtatcttggtgcatttatgttgagacaatttatttaaaatctgttttaacttaaagggaaaagatgtgtccattttcttgcacctgtttaatggttaagagtttgatagcctaattaataattgtaaattatgggattgataattgattgatttttttacagcatgttaatcttgtggtgttttgtccttaaaggtttttcacctactaaagaagctaaaggctactaaaggctactaaagacagctaatgacagctaaagaaactaaagtctactaacactgctaaaaagactaaagaagaaaaaataagctgtttcttcgttggaaaaactgttgcaaactgaaggaaaataaaaggaaaaagtaactacggtctggtcttttgagtgaaatccagaagccacattcagcattggtacatcccttcaagtgtgggataagcacagcgaaaaaagcaaaacacttgacagttgttgtatgcacactgtgtcgagcggaaatggcctatcatagcagcacaacggctatgaacgaacatttgaaaagaaaacacccgacagcgttcttgccatcaccatcaactagtcaatcgtccgcgtgagtatacgttgtcatcattacacaaaaacatgagtgtgtcatttgtatctgcgttgtaaattcataaactaaaacactttcgctctgagaggcgcgtttggcgtgcctgttcagtgtttacaaagacgcgctcttctttaacgctaacgttaattagttgtgcaaataccttttacaacattaagagttacatatactatgtacaaacgaacaattaactttcactttaatcatactatcattgttgtgttattaagcaaaataagcaatacttttacttttgttgaaatgtttacaatgTTACAGAaaatttcgttttgcactttttttgtattggatgtttatctttatttttgcacattttaaagcaaaataagcaatacttttacttttgaaatgcttatactattgcagaatattaagatttgcacaggatgtttacttttatatttgcacattaaaaagcaaataagctacttttaattttgttaaatgttaaaagttttaaatgtttacattgttacagaatattttgtcatgttgttgtcaatgtttactgaatggccatacttttttttgtaaataaaagtcatgccttttgaaaaaactggcctacatttattttttcatcttaattttaaataaaaaataataatcggtaaaaggaaaaataatctaatctatagattaactgattaatcgaaaaaataatctatagattaatcgatagaaaaataatcgttagctgcagccttagtcaaCTCattgtgcttttattgtgaaatgatTACCGGTAGCTTCTATTCTGTATTTCAGGCTACCAGTGTGAGTACAAGAAGCGAACTGGGCAGAAACCCGATGGTTGCGCCATTGTCTTCAAAACCTCGCGCCTTTCGCTCCTCTCATCCCATCCCGTTGAGTTCTTCCGGCCCGGCGACGCCCTCCTAGACCGCGACAACGTGGGATTGGTCGTCCTGCTGCGGCCCAGCCATGCCACAGGAGCCTCAGACTCTTCCAACTTTCTTTGCGTGGCCAACACTCACCTCTTGTACAACCCACGCCGAGGTGACGTCAAACTGGCTCAGCTGGCCATCCTATTGGCCGAGATCAGCCGCTTGTCCCGCCTACCGGATGGCTCCAGCAATCCAGTGGTCCTGTGTGGAGATTTTAACTGCACCCCCTGGAGTCCGCTCTTTAACTTCCTGACCCATGGCTGCTTGGAGTACAGAGGACTTCCCATCAGCTTGgtatgcttttttatttttaaaatacttccttttggtctacataaATAATGATGTTTTTTTGGCCCTCGTTTTTATTAGTCCAGCCCCGGGCTCGGTTGCCATATTTGTAGTTCGAGAGGGAAGCTTCCCGCAAGGAAAAATATTTTATTCTAAGTATATTCTACTTTTGAGCTGCAACATGAATGGCAACAGTGACGGATTTTAGCATCCAACAATGTTTGTAGGAGTCACAGTCAGACCTGGAGCAAAAAGGAACCAAGGAAGACATTTTAGAAGAAAGGCTTGAAATGAATGCATCTCAGTGGTTGGTATTATGTCTGTCGCCCCATTAGTCTTAtcataaaaattagtttttaggAAAACCCTTTTTTATATTTTCGGAGGTTGGTGACTCTGTTGTGCTACATTAGAAAGCTAAGCTACACTACAAATCTAGATGATATTTAAACATTGCCAATCTACTCTTATTATTTACCATTTCATCATCTCCTCCATTTCCATTAATAGAAGGCACCGACTCAGTCATTAAAAGTAGCTTTTGGAAAAATCCATCCTTACATTGCCTCATGTGAAGCAGAACTCTTTGAAGTGGTtggcacacacaaatacatacttaTTCCCAGTTGTAGGCACAAAAGGAAAAAGTCAGGCAGGCATTTTTTTAGTTCTGCAGATTGTAAGTAATCACCCGTGTTGGTAATGTAACCAATAACATAGCATTTTCGTTCTTCAGGTGGTACCTTGGGCATGTTATCGTGCGGACTACAATCGCTCATACGTATATTAAAAACTGCAGATCCTCAGGTAAATTTCTACCATGTATGGATATTCCGCTGATTGCACCGGTGGGAAAAATGTCACAGGTTGTGCAAATTCCAGATGGCTTGTTTAGCAGAAGTATGATGGAGgacaatattgttttattatctCTGCAATAccgccatggtttgatttcaaatttttgggacttatgcagatcccaaatacaaaaaaacatctaccg
This genomic interval carries:
- the angel2 gene encoding protein angel homolog 2, producing MFIRKLSCFSASLLPQHIIASRLSSKRKSSISYPWSHSWFTPTLPPWFQGSNLLPPSLPTAPRHVISTRPKSWFSTCFGLLMDRGGHEPPYKRRRSAEEKTVKVGDVNREGAQPPGWVKSNNGGSRREHHNHCHKDAQPQSNSRISDAIGRGEGSKSKYVAKTKSESRVKDGGGLAKAQSAWSKADKICSNGGYGTAAEEVLGDQRSDETWPQLGTSSKLHEAAWKPPPPRQAQMEGLHRGWEASPACRTKVLPPRGSRVLDFSVMSYNILSQELLQDNAYLYQHCPPHLLDWTYRLQNLLAEIQKYDADVLCLQEVQGDHFENHIRPALEARGYQCEYKKRTGQKPDGCAIVFKTSRLSLLSSHPVEFFRPGDALLDRDNVGLVVLLRPSHATGASDSSNFLCVANTHLLYNPRRGDVKLAQLAILLAEISRLSRLPDGSSNPVVLCGDFNCTPWSPLFNFLTHGCLEYRGLPISLVSGQEYSSGQRHLNAPIWSASLGINQQCQYESTCPAAESSSPCATVVKQISKLTVEELANKAVADALKRWRIEHGLKLRSSYEPCLMPDRRPAITTCHSHTAMMVDYVLYTPVSLPGGRGLQLLGKLSLVDQPELWKVGGLPNRQHSSDHLPLLVRFRWVVTATGGSQS